TTCGGGACCGCCTCGCGTACTGTGCCTCGGTCGTCGACCGCGCCGGCGGGCCCCGGGAGCGCGAGGCGCTCGAGCGCGTGCGTGAGCACTCGTCTTGGTGAGTTCGAGTGGCTATGCTCGGTCCGTCGGGACACCGCGGTGGCGAGTGAGAGAAGCAGCCAAATCCCTCGATCATGGACGGGGACGGACTACGACCGAGACACGAGTTCCATCCCCTCCAGTGTCGACTGAAATCATCATACCGATCCCACATCAGCGTGAAATCGGCTTTACAGTGACTATTATCGCCCTTGTAGTCGTTTGGGTGGTTGCCCCACACCCCAGCGCCGGAGCGCCAAAGAGAAAGGGATTAAGAGCCTCTAGACGGAACCACTCTACATGGCAATCAAACCGGCCTACGTCAAGAAGACCGGGAAGCTCCTCCTGGAGCGGTATCCGGAGGCGTTCACGACCGATTTCGAGCAGAACAAAGAGAGCGTCACCAAGCTCACGAACGTCGAGTCCAAGGGCGTCCGCAACCGCATCGCGGGCTACGTGACGCGAAAGAAAGGCGCAGAAGTTCCCGCGTAAGTCGATATTCTCACCTTGAGCGAGTCTCCGTGATCACGAGCGAGCAACTGCAGTCGGCTGGATTTCTCGAGACGGGTAATCGCCGAGTGAACGGACAGTTCCATCATCGACCGAGCGCCCAGAGAACAGTCTGACTCGATACGCGCCGCTACTGGTCGAGGCCGGGTTCCATGTACACCGCGGCGACGAACGCGACGAGAGCAATCCCGAACCCGAACAGGAGCCCGATAACGCCGGTCAGGATGTTCAGATCCAGGCCGATTACCGGGAGCATCCCATCGTTGTAGCCCGTCCAGGCGAAGATGACGCCTAGCAGCGCCGCGACGGCCGCGATGGCTGCCGCACCGATGCTGAACCGGGTGTCGAACAGTCCTCGGTCACTGGTGTTCGCAGTCGAACTCGTCATCGGGACCACCACTGGCCGACGGCCTCGAGTCGATCCTGTCGATAATGCATCGGTCGATAGCTGGCGCTCCCGTTTCTTAATATCTTCTATCCGTCCACAGCACGCCGCTACAGACGACTGTCGAATCATGCCGTAGAACTGAGTCAACGTGAGCAACTCCGGCGATTGACACGCGCTACCGTAAACCCAAACGGTTTTGCGGACACAACTCGGAGTGGCGGAAAATGGCAGTACGAGTAGGCGTACTCGGTGCGACCGGAGCCGTCGGACAGCGACTGATTCAGCTACTCGATCCCCATCCGGACTTCGAGATCGCTGCACTAACCGCGAGCGACTCTAGCGCCGGCAAGACGTATCGACAGGCCGCGAAGTGGCGCGTCGACAGCCCCATCCCCGACGACGTCGCCGGCATGACCGTCACGGCGACCGATCCCGACGAGGTCCCCAACGACGTCGACCTGATCTTCTCGTCGCTCCCCTCGAGCGTCGGCGCGGCGGTCGAATCCGGCTTCTGTGAAGAGGGGTACGTCGTCTCGTCGAACTCCTCGAACGGCCGCATGGACGACGATATCCCGCTCGTGATTCCGGAGGTCAACGCCGAACACCTCGACTTGCTCGAGGTCCAGCGCGACGAGCGCGGCTGGGACGGCGCGATGGTCAAGAACCCCAACTGCTCGACGATCACCTTCGTTCCTACGCTCGCGGCCCTGACCGACTTCGGCCTCGAGAAGGTCCACGTCTCGACCCTGCAGGCCGTCTCCGGGGCGGGCTACGACGGCGTCAGTTCGATGGAGATCATCGACAATGCCATCCCCTACATCGGCGGCGAAGAGGACAAACTCGAGACCGAGTCCCGCAAACTGCTCGGCGAGTTCGACGGGGCCGAACTGTCGCACAACAGTATGGACGTCGCGGCCTCCTGTAACCGCATCCCGACCATCGACGGCCACCTCGAGAACGTCTGGGTCGAGACCGACGAGGAGCTGACCGCTGACGCGGCCGCCGAAGCCATGCGCGAGTACCCCTCGCTGGATCTGCGTTCCTCGCCGGACCCGCTCATCCACGTCTTTGAGGAACCTAACCGACCACAGCCTCGAATGGACCGCACGCTCGGCGATGGGATGGCCATCGCCGCTGGCGGTCTCCAAGAGTCGCCCTTTGGCCTGCAGTACAACTGTCTGGCCCACAACACGATTCGCGGTGCCGCCGGTGCGAGCGTACTCAACGGCGAACTCCTGCTCGAGAACGGCTACATCTGAGGACGCGACCCGTGTTCCGCGGTCGACGTTCGTTCGGCGTCGAATGTCGACTCCTGCAGACTCGTAAGACCGCTTGAAACGGATCTTCTCAGCTGAGGCCTCGCCTCGAGAGCCCCGGCCGGCCGTGACGCGACCGGCTCTCACGTATTGCTATACTATAACAACCATCGTCGCGTAGTCGAGAGAGTGAGCTCGCCATGGTTCTGATCGTCGAGTTCGAAATCGCAACGCCAATCCTCCGGCGGACGGTCGACGCCGTCTCGAGGATCGACGTCGAAGAGATCTATCAGTCCGAAGCGGAGGAGACGAAACTCATCTGCTGGGTCTATGGCGACGAACTCGAGAGCGTCGAGACGGCGCTGGATGACGACGACACCATACAGACGTTCTCGCTGCTCGAGGTCGAGGAAGATCGTCGCCTCTACAGCGTCACGCTATCGGAGCGGGGAGAGACACAGCTGACCTATCCCACGGCGGCGGAGTACGATATCAGCTACCACGAAATCACCGTC
This genomic stretch from Natrinema sp. SYSU A 869 harbors:
- a CDS encoding 30S ribosomal protein S17e: MAIKPAYVKKTGKLLLERYPEAFTTDFEQNKESVTKLTNVESKGVRNRIAGYVTRKKGAEVPA
- the asd gene encoding aspartate-semialdehyde dehydrogenase; this encodes MAVRVGVLGATGAVGQRLIQLLDPHPDFEIAALTASDSSAGKTYRQAAKWRVDSPIPDDVAGMTVTATDPDEVPNDVDLIFSSLPSSVGAAVESGFCEEGYVVSSNSSNGRMDDDIPLVIPEVNAEHLDLLEVQRDERGWDGAMVKNPNCSTITFVPTLAALTDFGLEKVHVSTLQAVSGAGYDGVSSMEIIDNAIPYIGGEEDKLETESRKLLGEFDGAELSHNSMDVAASCNRIPTIDGHLENVWVETDEELTADAAAEAMREYPSLDLRSSPDPLIHVFEEPNRPQPRMDRTLGDGMAIAAGGLQESPFGLQYNCLAHNTIRGAAGASVLNGELLLENGYI